In the genome of Caldisphaera lagunensis DSM 15908, the window TAAGAGATGAAATATTACATAATGATAATAATCCATTTATAGGGCCTAATATGGTTTTTGTTAATGATTCCAGTAAAAGAGATGAAGCAATATATAGCGAAGGTCCAGCAATAATAATTTCTACAAGCGGAATGATGACTGGAGGACCGATTTTAGAATACTTTAAGAATTTAGCTGATAATCAAAACAATGCATTAGTATTTGTTAGTTATCAAGCAGCAGGAACACTAGGTAGAAAGATTATAGAAGGTGAAAAAGAAATACAAATGATGGATGGTAATCAAATAAAAACAATAAAGGTAAATCTAGAAGTACAAAGAATAGAAGGATTTTCAGGTCATGCTAATAGAAGCGAATTACAAGGATTTTTGAGAAGCTTAACACCGAAGCCTAGGATTATAATCCTAAATCATGGAGAGCCTAGCCAAACAATATCTTTTGGATTATTAATAAAACAAAGATGGGATAAACTAGGATTTGAGTCTACTCCAGAAGTAATTTATCCAGAAAATCTTGAGGCTATAAGATTATTCCCAAGAAATGTAAAGCTGCATTCAATGCTTAATATTTTCCAGCAAACTCAATCCTAATTTGGGAAAAATCATAATGTTTGAAGGTTGGCACATAAAAACAAAACATAATAATAAGGAAATCATTTGGATAATTAAAGGGTATGAGCATCCAAAGGAAGGATTTATTTCAATACCTTATAGGATCTCGGGAAAAAGAGTTAATATTAATGAAATATATGAAGAAATAAAGGATTACTATTTATATTTAGATTGTGTTGGAAAAGAAGTACCTGTCGTGAAGAGGAATGAAATCTTAAAATATTATGATCCAAAAGAAATTTTTATAAAAAATGTTAATATTTTGCCAAAAAATATTATTGAGTTGGTCGAATTTCTTAAAGTGGAATATGCTGGACTTGTTGGAAGTTATTTACTAGGTTATCAGAAAAAGAATAGCGATGTGGATCTAATTTTATATGGTAATAATAATGAAATTTATGAAAACCTTTTACAAATGAAAAGAGAAGGACTAATATTTAATTGTATAGATAGATATGATAAGGTTTCAGATACAATGACGCGTAGTGAATATGAATTGTTTGCTCAAAGAAGGGTTTTAGATTCATGCTATAAGGGTATTCCATATACTATAAGAATATTAAGGCAGATTTATTCAGAAGAATGCAGGAGCATATATAAAACTCTTAAAAGTTTTAAAGGAGAAATAGAAATCTATGATAATAAAGAAAATTTCTTAGTACCAAGCATATATTTGGCAAATAGTATAGATCTAGGCAAAGTAGAAATAATGACGTGGCATACTAGGTATATGGAACTTCCATTAGGCAGATATTATATTGAAGGTGTTGTTCAACTTAATGTAAAAGATAATAGATTGATTGTTGTACCCGATCAAGGTGGTAGGATTGATCCTATCGAGATTTGGTCATGACTCCACAATTATAACCAAGGATTTAATAATAGGGGTAGAGATTGGGATACAGTCTCCTGAAGGATTGATACCGATTATTCCAAAATATGTATCATGTAATAAGAGCTCATGGAAAAGACATACATTAAATTTTTGTAGAATATTGTTGGAATACGGTCCTTCTGGAATAAGTGATGCAATAAAGAACTCTAAAATTAAAATGATTTACGATCCTATATATAGAACTCAAATGCCCTACATTAAACAAGAGAACATACTTATATATAACAATCCTAAAAGCGTATTTAAAGAGATTTTTTTGAATTCATCAAATGGTTTAAGGTATAATGAAGAATCAATATTTAATTTAATAAATGAACTTGATATAGATAATATAGGAATAACGGGATCTTATGCCTTAGGAATGCAATTTGAAGGATCAGATATAGATTTGGTTATATATGGGGAGAAAAATTCTGAACTTTTTTATGATATTTTTAAAAATAAGGCAAAAATAATTGAATGTAAAAATTCATTTGGAGGTGTGATCATAAATGGACCGTGTATACCATGGAGAAGGGGGTTATATAAAAACAAGGCATATAGCTGGACTGGCGTTCCAGAAAACATAGCTTCTCATTGTAATGCATTGAATAATTATAATAGAATAGAAATCCCTAACAAAGTAAAAGACTTAAATATAACAATACCAGAAGGACAGATTGGTGCATTGTTATATCCTCCATGCGTAAAAGATGTAAATGGAAGATACGTAATATCTTTTGAGTACAATGCTGGTTATTTGCTTTATATGGGTGGAAATCTTAAAATTTCAGGACTTTCCAATGAGAAAATTATAGTTATAGGTGTAAGGGAATATCCTGGAAAAATATCAACACAATAAAATACTTTATAATATTTTAAAAAGATCAAATTATTCATAAGATAAATGAAATATTTATCAATTCTCTTATCATGTAAAGAAATTAGTTAAAATATAAAATAAAAACTTATAATCTGTCCTAAATAAGTTAATACATGGTGAGTTCTTTGGATAATGAAAGTCAAAATCATACAGCAATAGTTGCGATGAAAGAGATAGCGAATTTTGTAATAAAGGCATCTGAAATAATTGATACAAAAGAAGTGGACAATTTTGTTAGCTTACTCATCGACACATATAATAATAAGGCTAAGGTTTTAGTGATGGGTGCAGGAAGGAGCGGATTAGTAGGGAAAGCATTTGCAATGAGATTGCTTCATATGGGGTTCAGCTCGTACGTTTTAGGAGAAACAATAGTTCCAAGCATTTCTAAGGGCGATTTAGCAATTGCAATTTCAGGATCAGGAAGAACTCAACTAATTGTAGATGCCGCTGATGCAGCTAAGAAAGTGGGATCTAAAGTGGTAGCTCTAACAACATTCCCAGATTCTCCTCTAGGCAGCATAGCAGATGTTATTGTTAAAATACCTGGAAGATCTAAGATTAGTAAAATGGATGATTACTTTGCTAGGCAAATATTAGGTTTACATGAACCTTTTGCTCCCCTTGGAACATTATTTGAAGATACTACCATGATATTTTTGGATGGAGTTGTTTATCATTTAATGTCTAGGCTTAACATTAGTGAGGACCAGATGCGTAATAGACATGCAAATGTAGAATTCTAATTTTAATAAAAATATTTTATTTTATAAAAAATAAGGAAAAATTAATAATTCTACGCTTTAAATAAATCTAATGAAAATGGGTGTAAGAATTGAGTAGTGAAAGAAAAAGAATGGAGTTACCAAAGAAAAAAGAGGACTTAGAAAAAATAGTTGAAGAAGTAGAGGCAGGACATGAGCATGAACATGAGCATGAACATGAGCATGAACATGAGCATATCGAAGATGTGATATCTGTTTTAGAATTATTGGTAGATTCTTTATCAGCAAATGTAAAAAATTTAGATTCTTCAGTTAAGGGCCAAGGAAAAGAAATAGTTAATATATATAGAATATTATCATACTTAGTCGAAGCATGTACTACCAATGATCAAAATTCAAAGAATGAAGCACTTAAAAAAGCTATCTCTCTCTTAAAATGATTTTTACCATTAATTTACTATTTTGACTATAAGAAATCATAAAGTCTTATCAATAATTATAAACTCCCTTTTCCCTATTCTAGTTAATCCATAAATTAATCCTAAACCTTCTAATAAACCAAATATTGGCAATGTTACTATATACCTTAGTTTGCCCGATTTCTTTACTCCATAGATATAGACAACCCAATATACCAGACTGCTTGGTATTAAAATTAGAGCAACGATATAATAGTTTACAAAAGGAAGTAAAATCCATAATCCAATTAAACCGAGGGTTCTTGCAAAGGTTTTGAAAGCTATAATAATTCTCATAGTTATCGGAGCATATTTAGAATCTTCCATCATACCAGAATACCATCTAGCTCTTTGCTTTATTAAATCTTTTATAGAATTTGGACTTAATATGCTAACCTTTGTATTGCTTTGCCATGTTTTGCCACTATTTTTAACTACATCTATTGAAAAAAGGAAATCTTCTACTTTGCTGGGCTTATTAAACGCGTTTACTTCTAAAAGGAAGGATCCTTTAACTCCTAACAATTCTCCATGAAGGCCCACATAGGGCTTTTTTACTAAGCCTGTAAAAAGCCTGAAAAATGAGATATCATCTAAATATCTAGCAAAATCCATAATATAAGCCATGTAAGATTTGCCTTTTCTAGGCAAGAGAACAGGATTAAACGCAACATAACCTTTCTTTTCATAATATGGTATTTCATATAAAAAAGAGTTATTCAATATCAAGTTATCATCGTCAAGAAATACATACCAAAAATCTGGTTTAACAAAATTTTCAACAAAATATCTTAAGGCCCTACCCTTACCAAATAAATCCTTTCTAAAAGATTTAGGAACTATAACAAGGTTGATCCCACTTAGTTTAGAAAGATCCTCCTGTAGCTCAGCCCCTTCATCTATAACTAGATACATAGGAATCTTCAATTTTTTATGATGATTTATATTTTTATAGAGAACATTCTTCACTTTTTTACTTGCTATGCTAACAATAACCAGAGCAACATTATTTGCTCTTTCTTTTTCCTTTTTTGAATTATATATTGTTAAAGTAATAATGAGAACTATTGCATAGGCAGAAATCGCGGTCCAATCTGCAGCAACGGCATATTTAAGGTAAGGTGATGAAGAAAATGCGTTATTTGCTGCAAGTTCAGTGGTTTTAACGGCCTGAATTATATTTTCAATCGTCAATCCCTACACCTTTTTTAAATCTATATTTATTGAATAAAAAAGCTTTCCTACTTTATATCTATTGATTTCCAAATAGTTTGATTCAATATAGAGACTTATAATAATATCTTAAAAAACCTTTAGATGTAGATAATTTTTAAAATTTTTTATTTGCAAAAGAAAACTTACCTCTTTAAGGAAAATAGTTTGTAAAACATAAGAAAATAAACCATAATAATTTTCTATTCATATTAGGAGAAAGAAATGAAAAAACTAAGGTTGATAATGGTAGGAATAGAAGGCTCAGTAAATTTAGGGTATTTATTAAGGCTTTCAGAAAACTTCGATGTTGATGAGACTTACTTAGTTCATCCGCTTGCAAGTGCTTATGAATCTTTTAGATGGGCAGTAAAGGCCTCAAATAAAATATACGATGTTAATATTGTTGATAGCCTAGATAAGGCATTAGAAGGAGTAGATTTATCTATTTGTACATCAGATGAAAGTTCTGCAAGGGATGTTTTAAGGATTCCTATTACACCAAGGCAAGCTTCTGAACTTGCAGAAAAAGTTAATGGAAGAGTTGCATTAGTATTGGGTAGAGAAAGCGTTGGGTTGACTAGAGATGAATTAAAGAAGTGCAACCTATTATGTACAATACCATCATCTAAAAAATATACCGCATTAAATGTATCAAATGCAGGAGCGATAATGCTATATGAACTCTATTTGGCGAAAAACAAGGAATCAAAATTTGAACTTGCTGATAAAAAAACTGTTGATCTTATAGAAGCTTATGCTAAGGCATTAGTATATGATTCATTTGAACAGAATGAATTAGAAGATATAATACTTGCAGTCAAAAAAGTTGTTTCTAAATCTGAAAAAGGTGAAGCTAGCAGAATACTGAAATTCATAAGTAAGATTTGTTTGAAATATGGATGTAAGGATAAGTTAAATGATTACATATCAAAAGACGTAAGAAATGATTAGATGGAAAAGGTTTATTTAAAAATTATTATGTGGTTGCGTAAAATTCCCCTTTTGTTTTCTGCAATCTATCTAAATAAGAACCCTCCTTATTTATTCTAGGTCTTCCACTTTCTGAATCTCTTCTAATAGTAATTTTTAGATCTGAAAGTAATTGGTTCATAGCCTTCTTTGTATCTTTTGGAACTTCAGCATGTCCATAAATACCTGGGTTACCATTAAATACAATTATCCTATCGCTTATAAAATCTAGTATAATTATATCATGTTCTGCAACAAAAGCTGTAACCTTCCTTATTTCTGTTAATCTTCTAATTATTTTTGCGATTGCAAGTCTTTCTTCAACATCTAAATGGGCAGAAGGTTCGTCTAGTAAATAAAGATCAGCATTTGAACTTAATGTTGCAGCAATAGCAAGCTTTTGCATTTCTCCCCCACTTAAAGATCTAGCCTCTCTATCAAACATTCTATTTAAGTTTAGTTTTTGTATTAATTCTAGGTATAGCCATGAATTAGGTATTATTGATTCTGGATTTGCATTTCTTAATATATCTTCAACAGTTAGTCCTTCTTGGAACATTTCAGGACCAATGTATTGAGGTTTATAGCTAATTTTTAGTTCTTTATATGTTATTATATTACCATTTTCAGGTTTTATTTCTCCAGCTAAGAATTTAATGAAGGTTGTTTTCCCTATAGCATTTGGACCAATGATTCCAATGACTTCCCCATTCATAACATACCCAGAATCTACATCTAGCTTAAATGAACCTCTTGATATACTTACATTATCCCATTCTAAGTATTTATATGGCTTATTGTTTGCATCGACTATGCTTTCTGAGGCGATTTTTCTAAATTGTATTGGTTCTTTTCTTATTCTCATGTTCTCTGAAGGCAAGTAACCATCTAGGTAGTTGTTTATTCCAACTCTTACTCCATAAGGCTTTGAAACAATACCATATACCCCTGGATCTCCATATATTATATGTATGAAATCACTTAGGTAATCTAAAACAGCTAAATCATGCTCTACTATTAAAAAATACTTATTACCTTTGGCTTCATTCATTATTATTTTAGAAACATTAATTCTTTCTTTGACGTCTAGATAACTACTAGGTTCGTCAAATATATAGATATCCGCTTCTTTACTTAAAGTAGCTGCTATTACCAGCTTTTGAAGTTCTCCACCGCTTAAATTTCTAACATCTCTATCATATATTTTATCTAGATTTAATTGCTTGCCCAAATCTAATGCTATGCCTCTTTCATCAGCCTTTTTTAATAAGGTCTTAACATCACCTTTTAGATGCCTTGGGACCAAATCTATGTATTGTATTTTATGTGCCGCCTTGATTTTTTTATTGGCTATTTTTTGGAAATATGTTTGTAATTCACTCCCTCTAAATCTTTTTATAATTTCATCATATTCTACATCTCTATCTAGTATCCCTAGATTAGGCTTTAATTCTCCAGCAAGAATTTTTATTGCAGTAGTTTTCCCAGTGCCGTTCTTACCTAGAATACCTACAACTTGACCTGCCTTAGGTATAGGTAAGCTGTACAGTTTGAAACCGTTAATAGAATATCTATGCACTGCTTCTTCTTCAAGTTCTTCAGGTAAATTAACTATTGATATTGCATCAAAGGGGCAGGCTTTTATACATAAACCGCATCCTATGCAGACATCTTCATATATTGTTGGCTTGCCTTTTGATGGCATATCGGCATCTATTGCAATTCCTTTCTTGCTTTTATTAACGGGACAAACACTTATACATTCGTAATTGCATTTCTTTGGTTTGCAGCTGTCTTCATCGATTACTGCAACTCTTACCATTTTTTGCACCTAATACGTTTTGCATCTTTTAAAAAGAATTTGAAAGTTTTAAAACTATATTGTATAGGTTAATTAAAAATTAAATTCATATTTATCTCCAGGCTTCAATATAACAACATTTGTATTTAATCCTCTTGATATAACTATTTTCCTAAATTCTTCTGGATCTCCATATAATACGGGGAATGTACCGTAATGCATAGGTATTGCAACCTTAGGCTTAATCATTTCAACAGCTTTGGCTGCTTCGTTATGATCCATAGTAAAATGACCTCCTATAGGTAACAATGCTATATCAGGCTTGTATATTTCTCCAATTAATTGCATTTCAGATGTAATTCCAGTGTCTCCAGCATGATATATAGTTCCTTCTTTAGTAATAATGACCGCACCCGTGGGGGCGCCATAACCTTCGCTACTATGATTTGCAGGAACTAGTGCTATTTTTATGTTATCTACAATAATAGGACCCCCCATATTACCTCCAATAGCCCTATGCTCATCGTTTAGCTTTTCTGCTATATAATTGGCTAATTCGAATATTGCGACAACTTTTGATTTAGGATTGTTTTTCATGATTTCCAATGTATCTCCTATATGATCATCATGACCATGTGTCAAAACAATCAAATCTACATCTTTAAATTTTTCTGGTTTTGTTACCGATTTTGGATTTGTAATCCAAGGATCTATTAATATTTTCTTGCCATCGGAATTTATTTCAAACGCAGAATGTCCATAATAAATTAAGCTACCCATCTTGCTCACCAAATAAGTTTTATGTTATACGAGAATATTAAGTTTTAACCTAATTTTTTGTTTGGGGGAGATAAATGTTTAGTAATGAAGAAATAGAGAAGTTAATTAAGGCAGGTAAAATAGGTGCTGAAGCAAGAGATCTTGGTGCATCTTTAGTAAAACCTGGGGCTAGTTCTAGAGAAATATGTGATGAGGTAGAAAACTATATTATAAAAAAGGGGGCTGATATTGCATTTCCATGTAATTTATCAATTAATGAAATTGCAGCTCATTACACCCCTGGTATAGAAGATGATATGAAAATTCCTAGTATGGGTATTATAAAAATAGATGTTGGAGCAAGCATTGATGGTTATTTATCTGATACTGCAACATCTGTTATTATAGGGGATCAATTTAAGGAACTTGCAATGTCTGTAAAGAAGGCTTTGGAAAATGTAATTAATATAATGAAACCAAATATATCAATCTATGATATAGGAAAAACGATAGAAATGTCGATTAAAAGTCAAGGATTTAGACCAATAAAAAATTTAACCGGACATACCATATCTAGATATAATTTACATGCTGGAGAAAGCATACCAAATTATCCGGATAGAACAATGTTTTATAAAAGATTAAGGCCGGGAACTCAAGTTGCTATTGAACCATTTGGTACATTTGGAAAAGGATTTGTAATAGATGGCCCGAAAGCATTTATATATTCGTTAACAGGCAGAAAACCAAAAAATATTTCTGAAGATGCAAAGCAATTGCTAGAATATATTGAAAAGAAATATAACGCCTTACCATTTGCTGCAAGATGGCTGATAAAAGAATTTGAAAAATCCAAAGTGGAGGATCTATTAAATGAGTTAACTATGCAGAAAGCATTGGTGGATTATCCAATACTTATTGAGGCAGGTAGGGGAATAGTAGCACAATATGAACATACGTTTTTGATTCTTAACGATAGAGTAATTGTAACAACTCTATAATTATTTTGTTCGAGAAACTCTCGATTGTAAATCTATATATTTCCAAAACTTTTTTAATATTTGTTATAATCTTTAAGCTCTGGATAAAAATAAAACTCTGGGGAAAAAAGGAGCGGTGGGTCTATTGGTCGGTATTACAGCTATAGAAAATTGGGTTTATCTGCTAATTAACGTAGTATGGGTGTTGATATTTGTACTATATTTATTTGGTTTTGGAAATTATTTACAAGTATATTGGTGGAAGGCAGATATAAAGAATAAACTAGCTATTTTAAACGATATGGCTAATACTGCTAGAAATAAAACTATTGAATTTATGAATAAAAATAAAGCAAAAGATGCGTCTAGGACATTAGATAGGCTTATTGATTTCTTTGCTATAGATCCTGTTAACATAGAACCTACAGATATAATAAATAGGTTGAGACATATTGTAAATTTAAGAGATACTAAATTTAAACAGACTTTTGAAATATCTATGCCAGAATCTAATGAAGTCGCTAGGAGTATAGCATCTACTGCGGCTGAAATATCATCTGCATTATTTTTAATATATAAATATGTTCAGCATATATTATTGAGCAGTGATAAAACTAAAAATTGGTATATGATTATGTATCTTTCCTTAATGATGCCTCAAATTATGCAGATCGCTAGTATTTATAGAAAAGCTCTTGATGATTTTCTAGAGGGGGTCCCAGTAGGAGATGGGGCAGGTCCGATTGTTGCACTTAAATTAAGCAACTATAAAAATGATTGGAGAGAAATAGATGAGGATACAGTTGCAACAGAAACAGAATATAATGGTAGAAAAATCATACTTGTTAAAGCTAAAGGTCCTGGTTCAACAGTTGGGAGACCTGGAGAAGCAACAGCAAAAATTATTAAAGAAGCTTTGGCTAAAGGAGAAAAAGTTTCTTTGTTAATAACAGTCGATGCAGCATTAAAATTTGAAGGAGAAGAAACAGGTAGTGTAGCAGAAGGTGTTGGTGCAGCTATAGGGGATCCTGGACCTGAAAAAATAATGTTTGAAAGAATTGCAACAGAATATAATATACCTTTAAGAGCAGTAATAATTAAGATGGGTATGGAAGAAGCTATAATGGCTATGGATAAGAAAATATTAGATGGTACTGATAAAGCTGTTGAAAGAGTTAAACAAATAATGGAGGAAGAATCTAAACCAGGAGAAACAGTTGTTATCGCTGGTATTGGTAATACATCGGGTGTTGGCCAATGAGTAGCCTTTTTGGTATAAACTTTTATTATCAGGCTATATTGTTATTAGTAGTTTTAGTTATAGTAATATTATTAACTATCAGGCAAGCTAATGAATTAAGAAAAATAGCTGAAACACAAAAAAGGCCAAAATTTATTACATTAGAGGATTGTAATGGTATGATTACTACTAGAGATTTTAGACAAGGGGATTTTGTAGGATTAATGGAAGGTCCATGTGATAATAATGGTAATATAAGAAAAATTGTAGGTATTTATGCAATTAAAGAAGAAAAAACTAAGAACAAGAAATTTTAATTTTTATAGAATTTCTTTTTAGCTAATTAGGTTACACAGAGGTAAGCATCCTTTAGCTAAGAAGAGAATTGCCTTCTTAATGTTTTTAGAAAAGCATTAACATGTACTTTAGAAAAGCATTAACATGCACCTTAGCTGTTAGCCAGTATAATGGATCAAAGAATCAAATATATTAAGAGCAATACTATGTAGCTTATATAAAATATTAAAAATGATCTCATTTATAGAACCTTTTTATTGGTATTAGGTTTTTTAAGAAACAGAAAATCTTCATAGCAACATAAAATGCTCCATTTGATAACCGATTAGTTCACTTATCTTTATAAACTTAAAATTGATATAAAGGATTAAGGGGAAAGACTTGAGAATAACTTTATCTTGGGAATATTGTGATATTTGCAAAAGAAGAAATAGAACTACTTTATGTAAGATAAACAATAAAGAATTTATAAAGGTTTGTCCTCATTGCATAGCATTATTATCTGAAATCATAGAATGTAATGGTGGACAAATGAAATATCCCCGTGCAAAAACTAAAGAAAAAGGCTCTAAGGTTGTTAAAAAAGATCTTCTAGATAGTATAGAGAGAGAAATAAATGGAATTAATAGTTCTGCCGAATAATAATTGGTAAGCGAATGGGTGATAAAAATGGTACAAGGATCAATGATGTTTTGTCCAAAATGTGGAAGCTTAATGAAACCCAAGCACATTGGTGGTAAGCTTTATTTAGTTTGTCCAAAATGTGGATATAAAACAGAAGTAGATCAAAATAGTTTATCAAATACACTTAAAGTAAAGGAGAAAATACAACATACCCCAAAGGATAAAACTATTGTGGTAGATTCTCAAGCACCTCCGCCTACGGCTCAGATAGTAAAGGGAAGTATTAGATGTCCTAGGTGTGGAAACGATGAATTGCTAGCGTGGATGATACAAACAAGAGCCGCCGATGAACCTCCAACTAGATTTTATAGATGCACTAAATGTGGTTACACATGGAGAGAATATGCTTAATTTTTTAACATAGCTTAAAATTTAGGATTATCTGTTTTATTAATTTATAGATAAAGCTTAATATATGGAGTTAAAATTTTAGTTTTGAGATAAGGGGGAGCAGTTAATGAGATACATAGTTGCATCAGCCTGGCCGTATTCAGACTTTATTCCACATCTAGGTACAGTACTTCATTTGTTAAGTGCTGATGTATATTCAAGATATCTTAGATCTTTAGGAAATGATGTGGTATTTGTAACAGGTAGTGATGAACACGGTACACCTATAGAACTGGAGGCAAGAAAAAGAAAGGTTACTCCAAAGGAATTAACTGATCAAGTTCATGGATATATGATTAAGCTATTTAAAGAATTTAACTTTGAGTTCAGCTTATTTTCAAGAACAGAGAGTGAGGTCCATAAGGGATTTGTTAAAGAATTTTTATTAAAAATTTATGAAAAGGGTTATATATTTCCTATGGAAGAAGAATTACCATATTGTTTAAATGATAAGATGTTCTTACCTGACAGATATGTAATAGGAACTTGTCCATATTGTGGATATGAATCTGCTCATGGAGATCAATGTGATAAATGTGGTAGGCTATTAACTCCGAAGGATTTAATAAATCCCAAGTGCGCGTTATGTGGATCAACTCCTGTATGGAGAAAGACTACAAACTACTTTATAGATTTAACGAGAGTCCAAGACAAACTATTGAATTGGCTTAACAACAATAATAAATTAAGCGATAATGTGAAAAATTATAGTATATCTTGGATAAAACATGGGTTAAAACCAAGAAGTATTACAAGGGACATATCATGGGGTATTGAATCGCCTTTCCCAAATACAGAAGGTAAAACTATTTATGTATGGTTTGATGCATTATTAGGTTATTTAAGTGCAACAAAGGAATATTTTTTAAATCTAAAGAATGATGAAAACGCCTGGAAGGAATATTGGAAAAATAAAGAAACAAAATCTATTTATTTTATTGGGAAAGATAATATACCATTTCACTCAATAATATTACCCGCAATGCTTTTAGCGGCTGAAGAAGATTATGTGCTTCCATGGGATATTAACTCTACTGAGTATTTAATGTATGAAGGACAAAAGTTTAGCAAGAGTAGGAAAATAGGAGTTTGGTTAGATGAAGCCCTTAAGATAGCC includes:
- a CDS encoding DUF1512 domain-containing protein produces the protein MGLLVGITAIENWVYLLINVVWVLIFVLYLFGFGNYLQVYWWKADIKNKLAILNDMANTARNKTIEFMNKNKAKDASRTLDRLIDFFAIDPVNIEPTDIINRLRHIVNLRDTKFKQTFEISMPESNEVARSIASTAAEISSALFLIYKYVQHILLSSDKTKNWYMIMYLSLMMPQIMQIASIYRKALDDFLEGVPVGDGAGPIVALKLSNYKNDWREIDEDTVATETEYNGRKIILVKAKGPGSTVGRPGEATAKIIKEALAKGEKVSLLITVDAALKFEGEETGSVAEGVGAAIGDPGPEKIMFERIATEYNIPLRAVIIKMGMEEAIMAMDKKILDGTDKAVERVKQIMEEESKPGETVVIAGIGNTSGVGQ
- a CDS encoding transcription factor S translates to MMFCPKCGSLMKPKHIGGKLYLVCPKCGYKTEVDQNSLSNTLKVKEKIQHTPKDKTIVVDSQAPPPTAQIVKGSIRCPRCGNDELLAWMIQTRAADEPPTRFYRCTKCGYTWREYA
- the metG gene encoding methionine--tRNA ligase, with protein sequence MRYIVASAWPYSDFIPHLGTVLHLLSADVYSRYLRSLGNDVVFVTGSDEHGTPIELEARKRKVTPKELTDQVHGYMIKLFKEFNFEFSLFSRTESEVHKGFVKEFLLKIYEKGYIFPMEEELPYCLNDKMFLPDRYVIGTCPYCGYESAHGDQCDKCGRLLTPKDLINPKCALCGSTPVWRKTTNYFIDLTRVQDKLLNWLNNNNKLSDNVKNYSISWIKHGLKPRSITRDISWGIESPFPNTEGKTIYVWFDALLGYLSATKEYFLNLKNDENAWKEYWKNKETKSIYFIGKDNIPFHSIILPAMLLAAEEDYVLPWDINSTEYLMYEGQKFSKSRKIGVWLDEALKIAPAEYWRWALIRTRPEGGDSNFTWKEFVKIVNNELNDDIGNFIYRVLSLVKSKFNGIIPEPQKLENVDLDLNDKVTYYINEYKDSMDEVRLKKATDYILEIARLGNKYLNDRAPWDLYSKDLGLAKGVIYNSTNIIKDIALLLYPFMPSTSDTIWKQLGYNYSIKEIKFDDIINSKLKSGMKISNITPIFKKLPNDFLENIDKIIEKARDEANSERPNLLKEINIAK